Below is a window of Synchiropus splendidus isolate RoL2022-P1 chromosome 9, RoL_Sspl_1.0, whole genome shotgun sequence DNA.
TGTGTCTCTAAGCTGGTAATATAACTAGAAAGCaaggattttgaatgaaaatgccTCGGTCTCAGATCCCCACGAAGTACCCCACGAAAAAATGTAAGCAGTCAGGGATttagctttctttttttaaatcacgcCTAAATATACAGCTTCAAGTCCGGCCAGACCGCGGCCTCTGCATAAGATCCcagatgctgctgcagcactGCTTGTAAATACTGCAGCTGACACACTTTCTCCGATCTGAAACTGTGTGATTGATTGCAGGGAAATTTGTGGATGCAGCAGCCGTAAGCCTCAATGCCAGTTGTTTCACAGCGGGAGCATTAATGTCAGCCCTTTGTGGGATTAAAAGGAGAATGAGGGGATTGGAAAGCACAAAGCTATCAAACGTAAATGTCCCTTGTTTTCTTGGACCACGACTTGCCAGCGGTTCTGCAATAAATGCCGTGCTGTCAGAGCCGATCCTGTTCAAATCTTAATAATGGACTTCCTGCCCGCTTTATAAAAAGAAATGACATGTTCGGTCTCCTTCGCTGAGGGAGGATGATGCTGTGGACGTCTTTGTGACgttggaggagcagaaggagaaCTGACTCATTTCAGTCTGGCAATTATAACCCTCATATGGACTGCGTGTCCGGGGAACAGGGAGGGAGCTGTGCTTATATAAGGTTTTCAAATAGCAACTGTTGTTTGCTAACTGAGATATTTTAGTCGTCTATGAACCAAGTTTTCACATTAATCCAACAATGACATACTTATGACAATATGTGAAGTGAAATATTATGCATTGCTGTGTTACTGACCAGTACTGTGTCATACTGAGCAGCCCTTGAGTGTTACCTTACCTATCTGTCCTATTGATGTCCTTGTTCATTACATCCACGAGCCTTTTGGATTGGCTGCCTCACCTAATCTAGTATACCTTAACTTCTCCACATatctcaaaacaaaacaaaaaaataatgtgcaCACACCCAAATGTATTGTAGCACATCCAAATTTGACCAAAACTTCTGGGTCCGGGGTCACGCCCGAGTAGCCAGTTTGCACCATCTGACCTTTGAAGACTTTGGAAATGCCCTTCATTATACCATCAACGAACAGATAAAGTCTTCTCAccatcatttatgtttcatCCTCATAGCTGATTaatgaaagtaaaaatatgATTGGTCAGAGTGGCAAGAATGAATTCTCTCTGATATAGAATTGTCCTTAAGTGCCACATTTCAAAAGACTTGTCTTTGTTCTTACCTGACCAAAAAGTGGATTTTGCAGGACTAAAAAGTATCTTTTATTCTATTGAGGAGAATTTATTGATCGATATGAATCAATTTTCTTGTGCGTGGCCTGATACAGATTCATGACGTTCACGAATtggttatttaatattttttagttGGAACTGGAATGTAAACAAACTTTAGTAGCTTTAATAAAGTTCCTACTATTTACAGCATAAATTCTGTGAGAATCTCTTCCATTTTTAAGAAAAAGTGGTATAAATCCTATTGAATCGAATCAATTTGGTGAGTCTGAATCAATACCCAGCTCTAGAAATATCATTAAGCTCTTATGTTGTGCTTTACAGATAAAGTTCAGTATGTATTTTTGCTAatactttagattagggaactgGTGGTTATTTAACACTAGTTGGGGTGATGTTTTAAATCCTCGAGTAGAACATAGTCACGCTGAACAAGATGCTTAGTAAACATGACTAACCACCTAACACGCTGCTGATACACAGATGAATAAATACTTTATTTGGTATTTGCTTTAATATAAAGTGTATTTGCTCGTCTGACTGAAAGTCATCATGTGTTCACAGAGAACATTTTTGGATGCCCACAAATCGTTATTAGAAGAATTCaccatgaacaaaaataaaagagaaagagAGTTCTACAGTGTGGACGTTGGAGATTCAACCTTCACTGTGCTGAAGCGGTACCAGAACTTGAGACCCATCGGATCTGGAGCTCAGGGAATCGTCTGGTGAGGTTAAAGCTCATTCAAACTAGAGAAGCTCTGAAATGTGGCTTACTTTTTCACATAGAGGGATGAAAACGTCAACCAACAACATTCCCAAATCCTGCTCTGATTCAcctttctctcctgcagctctgctTACGACCAAGTCCTGGAGAGGAATGTCGCCATCAAGAAGCTGAGTCGGCCATTTCAGAATCAGACCCACGCCAAGAGGGCGTTCAGAGAGCTAGTTCTAATGAAATGTGTCAATCACAAAAATGTAAGCCAACAACATATTCATGTGGTTACTCTTCCACAGTCTAGAATTGTGTTCCATGACTATGCTACTTGTCGCCGCTCCCACAGATCATTGGCCTGTTAAACGTTTTCACGCCTCAGAAGTCGCTAGAAGAATTTCAAGACGTGTAagtaaatgattaaaaaaatgtcttctgagtttatatttatttgctATTGTATATCTCTCCACATCATTGGCCCTCCAGATACTTGGTGATGGAGCTGATGGATGCCAACCTCTGCCAGGTCATTCAGATGGAACTGGACCATGAGCGTCTGTCTTATCTGCTCTATCAGATGTTGTGTGGCATCAAACACCTCCACGCCGCCGGAATCATTCACAGGGTAAGAATCGCCAGGCCCTGACAGGACACTGTCAGCGAAAGAAAGCATTAAGCCTGCTGCGATACTTGACACTGTTGTGTGAAAGCCAACCGTCAGCTGGAACACTGATGGCTCTGGAGCGGGGTCAAGTATTTAACCAGTAAACAATGTCACCTGATATCATAAACAATGTTTCTTCAAGCGTATAAAAGATTCTTTTAAGTTGCATTTGTCTTAAGTGCCTTTATATGCCAACATGAATGTACCATTTGTATGATGTTTAGGAATAAATATGGTTACTAAAATGTGTCCTGAAAGTTGATATATTGACTGAGGTTTACTTATATTTCCAAGGAGAGAGAGTGGAGAAGAAATGCAGATTTGAAATAATGTTGATCGGATTTCTTTTCATGAAACATGTTTGAACTTTTTTCTTGATAATTTAATTTCTgaatctcatttatttatttattttaaggggCCATTGAATCTACAAAAATAATGTTAACCTTATAACAATTCTCAGTCAGCCCGTGGTGCTGTGGGTTCTGAGAACCCAAATCAATgtgcagaaggaaaaaaaaaatcctaaacaacaacaacaaaatcataaaCAACTGTGCTCCTCAGAGCTGGTTGTGCCTGGAAAGCATCCAGAGGTCATTCTTACACGAGGCTAGTGGCACATGCAGCTGCTTGTATTCATAATCTCttcggtcatgacccagatATCGTGGTCGTACGGTAATGAGGGAATGGAAATTGATTTCAAGATGCAGCGCTTTCCATATCAGTGTTTGTTCTCACCAaacactgctgctgttttttcGACAAATGAcccctttcacacacacacaccaacagccCTCCATCTTCAAATTTACCACAaatcatatttctttttttatagcaCAAACAGTAGGGAACGTTGTTTTCTTCCTTCGCAGCAGGGAGTGATTTGATTtcagcagtgttgctgtcatgACAACATGATTCTATTCCCTTCTTAAATCCATCTCTTGCTGCAGGACCTAAAACCCAGCAACATAGTTGTGAAGTCGGATTGCACTCTGAAGATCCTGGACTTCGGCTTAGCGCGGACAGCGGCCACTGGCCTCCTGATGACTCCCTATGTGGTCACACGATATTACAGAGCTCCAGAAGTGATCTTGGGCATGGGCTACCAGGCCAACGGTCAGTGTTTTCCACTCCTCAGCTCCTAAGTGTTTGTGTGGGATTCTAAAATGATAGCTGCTAAATATGTAGCGTCGCAGTTAGCGTCGTCTTGCTATCGCTCTTTTCTCACTAACCTGTGTAACCATGTTGCTGTGCGCTTCTCTGATGCTTCACTGACTCCATCTTTAACTCCACTAGTGGACATTTGGTCTGTGGGCTGCATTCTGGCTGAAATGGTTCGACATAAAATCCTTTTTCCAGGACGGGACTGTATCCTTGTGTCTATCAGTTTTATGGGCTTGAATTAATGGCACTGTGGACCGTGGACCTTCTTCAGAACATTCATCACCATGTTGcttgctccctctctctcccctgccAGGGTGTGTGTATCACTTTGAATGGTTAGTTTCAAGACCAGACAGTTGTGAGCTTTGATGGAGCCCTCCTCAGGATTTCTTGTTATTGTGACAACAATGTCGTCTGGTGAACTTGGTGACACCACTGAAAACCCTACCTGATTAATGCTATATTTGTATTGTGTATTTAACCCACAAGCATAGCACACTGGTGTGTTCACTACTGTAAACAAACGTTTAAAATGTTGGGTCCAGATCAGGGTTTAGTGACAAATTATTTTTCAACCATATTCACCATGGGTCACTAGGTAGCCCACAGAGACATAGGGAAGAGCACATGGGTCAATAAAATTCATATAATAACTCACTTATGTTTGAATTTAATGTAATTACTATGGAATaagaatatcatttatcatccaaaATAATATGCAGTTATATCAGAAGTGTTCCAAAGGTGGTGACCACATACTGCCCTTGGATTAGTTTGCAATTGCAAAAACGTTGGTGACCTCTGATAGAGACATTTTAAGAGTACTGATTCTGCAGTGGCACCGAGCTCTCATGGGACAAGCCAAAGATGTAATCTCCTGCACAGCCTGCGTTTGTCCCGGGGCCTTCCCCCGTCAAATCTTCTTTCAGTGATGAAACCAAAGATACTAGAATTTTTTCATCTTAGGCAAACAGATTCTCATCAGTTCCATTTGAATTTCCCTCGTCAtgagtttaaaatgtaaagGTAAAAATATGGTGATACACTTCCCTATCAGGCTGCATGTTGGTTGGtcattttcctgttttcactcattgttcttttacatttttcaccGTTGTTTCATTGTGGTTCTCATTCTTAtcactgttgtgtttgcatGTCCACATCCGTGTTGACGTATTCCTCAGTGGATGTATGGTCAGTGGGCTGCATAGTGGCCGAGATGATCCGGGGAAGTGTGTTGTTCCCCGGCACTGATCGTATCCTTCTCCATCACTTCATGTTTCCATCCGTCTCCAGTGTCTGATATATGCAGTCAATTCTTCTTCACCCTGGGACCGTTTTCTTAACCTGAGACCTCAGACATTGACCAGTGGAATAAGGTCATTGAGCAGTTGGGAACTCCATCTCAGGAATTTCTAATGAAGCTAAACCAGTCTGTGAGAACATATGTAGAAAACAGGCCACGCTACGCTGGCTATAGCTTCGAGAAGCTTTTCCCTGATGTGCTGTTTCCAGCTGATTCTGACCACAACAAACTGAAAGGTATGCTTTTATTCTCCACTGCGTCATAGATTGACATCTACCTGCTTGTTATTCATTATGCCTTCAATCTCAGCGAGTCAGGCGCGAGATCTGTTATCTAAGATGTTAGTAATCGACGCCTCCAAGCGGATTTCCGTGGACGAAGCCCTGCAGCACCCCTACATTAATGTTTGGTACGACCCAGCTGAAGTGGAGGCGGTAGGTTTACACGCTCTAATCTCCAGtgagagttttctgcactggTTAATGCCAGAGACTTCATTCAAGGTGTTTCTTATTTGCCCAGCCTCCTCCAAAGATTCTTGAAAAACAGCTGGACGAGAGGGAACACACAGTGGAGGAGTGGAAAGGTGAGAATGAATTTTATTAGCTATTCAAGGTCAAACTCACTGTAAATTCATGAACTGCTCAGTGGGGGAAGCTTGTTgtcctcactcaagaacaagagcCCAAGATACCGAAAACGCCCTGTTACATAGTGCTGTTATTGACTGGTTGAACCTTCTGTAGAAATGGATTCCATTtgtcaaaatgtaaataaaatatcaggGTTCTCCTCAGTGCTTTAGCAGCATGGGGGCCAACTTTTGAAGTGAAGGAAGAAAGAAGGTCTTGGGAATGTGAAATGATCACATCAGTATCAGTGACTGAAATGATTTGGGTTCAGGGCAACCATCATTATCCCGTACAAGGTATTAACCTAACCTCAATACTGTTAAACTATAAAAAGTGTAATCGCTCACACAAACGTGTCTATTTAGAAACGCTATGATGATATTAGATCGTGGACGATTTTGACAATCTGCCAATGTGAGGAGCTCAAATTGACCATCTCTGTCACTTTCTATATACCATCGATCTATACTGACGTACTCACTACATCCTCGTCTCAAGGCCACATTGTCCTGCCACACACTCATTGTCGGAACTAACAAGCCGGCTAAAAACACGAGATTacgtttttttgtctttttatcaGCACTGCAGAGCTAATGACAAACATGACGTCTCAATTGAAACCGTTATTGACACGAGTggagcaaaatgaaaacactctttcttaCTGTTATGAAGCAATCTGAGCAAAGGAATATTAGAGATCAGGGTCAACTCCCCTGAACTCAAAAAAATTACGCCAAAGAACAAAAATTATTACATACGTGATAGAATCATGATATTTTTGCCATACCACTTACCCCTCTCTTCATTCTTGTGTTGTGATTCTGTCGAGCGGGTGATAATGACCCCACACTCATTTTTAGACAAGCTGTAGTTACACAGCCGTCTCACTTGGAAGCCCGATGCTCTGCTTTATTTAAAGGAAAACGTGTGTCtcaatcacattttcacctGGACTCCTGTTTTCTGCAGAGTTGATCTACAaggaagtgagtgagtgggaaGAGTGGACCAAGAACGGCGTGATAAGAGGCCAGCCCTCTCCTTTAGGTGAGTCATCATTATGACCCGGTCGGTTTATGTAGTCTTTCTCAAGGAGGCAGTAGAAAAATAGTGGAGGTCTCCACACTGTGACAATAGCTCTAGTGAGTGTATAAATGTTGCTCATTATTTATTAGAATTCTGGCCACCATTCCTCACAAACCCTCCGGTTTGAAGAAGCTTCATTTAGCTATAACGGCCCAAATCTGTGCCACCTAGGCCTCTTAGGCTTCAGCGCTTTTGTCTTTAATTCTAGCTGGTTAGCTTTTCATTGATATTCTAGATACTGTTCCTTCACATGGGAACATCCACCTCGTGTTATTCTGGGCTCCGGAGTGCAAGTTTCCTTCGGTGCCGTCGTTGAAGCGAATTCTGCAGTGAAATGTGAAGATGTGCTTCCTAATGAAAAGATATGCTGATTTATTACCCTTAACAGTCTGGTGGCGTTGGGTGGCACGTAAATGAAACCTATCCGTTGACGTGTGTTTCTCGCAGCACAGGTGCAGCCGTGATCGACAGCCCCCCTCatcccaccacctcctcctcctcctcctcctcggccaACGACGTCTCCTCCATGTCCACCGAGCCCACCGACCCCAGCAGTGACCCCACCATGACCTCAGAAACAGACAGCAGTTTGGACAGCCACACCACCCTGGGTGCTCTGGCCTGCTGCAGATAACACACACTTGCATATAAACACACTGACTTCCCCCGATGAAATCGCCGTAGGTGTTCAGCGGGACTCAGTCTCCCGTGTCCTGAACTGAGCTTTCGCTGTACAGTTTGTTTTCAACTGCCTCTAACCTGCTGTAAATGATTGTGGTTCGACTCATGATGACTGTATTTTTGCTGTAAAGAAACAGAGTATGTTTTGATGTGAACCTGTGACGTGAGGATGTGAAGAAAGAGAGAGCTACATATAGTTGTTTTTTAGTGGCGTCTGCAGAGTGGATAACCATTCTGCCTGAACATTACTGGTCTATTTTTTATCTGTGTTGATTTGTCTTCTCAATTGTGCAGACATTTGAATGACTTCAGTAGATAATAGCACATTTTCATGTCAAATCGAAGggattattttaaaaatctttcttgtagaaagtttttttttttttttaactgttacaTCCCCAATGATTGTACGCATTTTTACTGACCTGTTTTTTacccacgtgtgtgtgtggtttgtctGTTGGATCAGAATGTAAGCGGACGCAGGTGTGGCTTCAGTGCTGTGACTCCTCAGGAGTTGGAATTGGAAAGTGGCTCCAAAAGGTGTTCACAGCACCAGTAATCACAAACTTTCGTTTTGATCTGAATGAACAATCAGACCGTAAAGgtgtttgacctttgacccacaGCCCTTTGACTATTTAATTTAAGTGTCCTTACTTGTTTCAGTCCTCTCTGTGGCGGATGCTCCGACCTCCCATGGTGCATCTTTCtacctcacaaacacacacacacacacacaattcatttcaaataagttcaacaaaaagtacattttctgtatttatttatttattttggaggcATCTGTTGTATGTATGATACATGTCATTCAgaagtattatttattttctgtcatgtgCAATATAACTCATAGATTAGAATGGTCAGTGAACTGTACATTTTACTCTAGGGTGTATGTATGTGTGAGCGTCTGGCATTTACACACTGCTGTAGTAAGTTTTGGATGTATTAGTGGCTCAAATCCCAACTTGTCTCTTCGCCCGAATCAGTACCAGAATGCACCGGGGCGACGGGACATCTGTCCCGTGTGTCCCTGGCACCGACCTCCCGTCTTTGTGGTTCAATTAGATACGCTAGTCTAGTCCTACGCATGGGGTTTCTCTGAGAACATTTGCAGGCACAAGAAAAGGAAAAGCCATTCAACACTACTGGATGATGCTCGTTCACACACAAAGTCCAACTGTGTTTTCTAAGGCCAGTTGTGTAAATGAGGATCTGACGTCACGTTACAAACGATTATTATACACTGGAAATGTCTACTTTCaacttcaaataaaaaagttgactttTAC
It encodes the following:
- the mapk8a gene encoding mitogen-activated protein kinase 8 isoform X1 → MIITLRSLIEQGRTFLDAHKSLLEEFTMNKNKREREFYSVDVGDSTFTVLKRYQNLRPIGSGAQGIVCSAYDQVLERNVAIKKLSRPFQNQTHAKRAFRELVLMKCVNHKNIIGLLNVFTPQKSLEEFQDVYLVMELMDANLCQVIQMELDHERLSYLLYQMLCGIKHLHAAGIIHRDLKPSNIVVKSDCTLKILDFGLARTAATGLLMTPYVVTRYYRAPEVILGMGYQANVDIWSVGCILAEMVRHKILFPGRDYIDQWNKVIEQLGTPSQEFLMKLNQSVRTYVENRPRYAGYSFEKLFPDVLFPADSDHNKLKASQARDLLSKMLVIDASKRISVDEALQHPYINVWYDPAEVEAPPPKILEKQLDEREHTVEEWKELIYKEVSEWEEWTKNGVIRGQPSPLGAAVIDSPPHPTTSSSSSSSANDVSSMSTEPTDPSSDPTMTSETDSSLDSHTTLGALACCR
- the mapk8a gene encoding mitogen-activated protein kinase 8 isoform X2, whose protein sequence is MIITLRSLIEQGRTFLDAHKSLLEEFTMNKNKREREFYSVDVGDSTFTVLKRYQNLRPIGSGAQGIVCSAYDQVLERNVAIKKLSRPFQNQTHAKRAFRELVLMKCVNHKNIIGLLNVFTPQKSLEEFQDVYLVMELMDANLCQVIQMELDHERLSYLLYQMLCGIKHLHAAGIIHRDLKPSNIVVKSDCTLKILDFGLARTAATGLLMTPYVVTRYYRAPEVILGMGYQANVDVWSVGCIVAEMIRGSVLFPGTDHIDQWNKVIEQLGTPSQEFLMKLNQSVRTYVENRPRYAGYSFEKLFPDVLFPADSDHNKLKASQARDLLSKMLVIDASKRISVDEALQHPYINVWYDPAEVEAPPPKILEKQLDEREHTVEEWKELIYKEVSEWEEWTKNGVIRGQPSPLGAAVIDSPPHPTTSSSSSSSANDVSSMSTEPTDPSSDPTMTSETDSSLDSHTTLGALACCR
- the mapk8a gene encoding mitogen-activated protein kinase 8 isoform X4, encoding MIITLRSLIEQGRTFLDAHKSLLEEFTMNKNKREREFYSVDVGDSTFTVLKRYQNLRPIGSGAQGIVCSAYDQVLERNVAIKKLSRPFQNQTHAKRAFRELVLMKCVNHKNIIGLLNVFTPQKSLEEFQDVYLVMELMDANLCQVIQMELDHERLSYLLYQMLCGIKHLHAAGIIHRDLKPSNIVVKSDCTLKILDFGLARTAATGLLMTPYVVTRYYRAPEVILGMGYQANVDIWSVGCILAEMVRHKILFPGRDYIDQWNKVIEQLGTPSQEFLMKLNQSVRTYVENRPRYAGYSFEKLFPDVLFPADSDHNKLKASQARDLLSKMLVIDASKRISVDEALQHPYINVWYDPAEVEAPPPKILEKQLDEREHTVEEWKELIYKEVSEWEEWTKNGVIRGQPSPLAQVQP
- the mapk8a gene encoding mitogen-activated protein kinase 8 isoform X3, which encodes MNKNKREREFYSVDVGDSTFTVLKRYQNLRPIGSGAQGIVCSAYDQVLERNVAIKKLSRPFQNQTHAKRAFRELVLMKCVNHKNIIGLLNVFTPQKSLEEFQDVYLVMELMDANLCQVIQMELDHERLSYLLYQMLCGIKHLHAAGIIHRDLKPSNIVVKSDCTLKILDFGLARTAATGLLMTPYVVTRYYRAPEVILGMGYQANVDIWSVGCILAEMVRHKILFPGRDYIDQWNKVIEQLGTPSQEFLMKLNQSVRTYVENRPRYAGYSFEKLFPDVLFPADSDHNKLKASQARDLLSKMLVIDASKRISVDEALQHPYINVWYDPAEVEAPPPKILEKQLDEREHTVEEWKELIYKEVSEWEEWTKNGVIRGQPSPLGAAVIDSPPHPTTSSSSSSSANDVSSMSTEPTDPSSDPTMTSETDSSLDSHTTLGALACCR